A region from the Cryptosporangium arvum DSM 44712 genome encodes:
- a CDS encoding BMP family lipoprotein, whose amino-acid sequence MRYPRGMKFAAMAAVLAMALTACGGSDDGDSASSDSSASAQTLKIGLAYDIGGRGDKSFNDAAAAGFDKAAKEFKLENKELAAKADEVDADKEARLKELADAGYNSIVAVGFAYANALKTVAPDYPDVKFQIIDDSSVTADNVSSYTFKENEAAYLVGALAALGSKTGTVGFVGGVNNPLIQKFEAGFKAGATAAKPGIKVLSTYISQPPDFSGFAAPDKGKVAATGLYERGADVIYAAAGLSNNGVFEAAAAGKKWAIGTDSDQFQSADAAVKPYIIGSALKGVDTAVYDFIKSVEDDKFKSGNTVLGLKENGVGYVINNEQFKTYATQIDKFKADIIAGTITVPDKL is encoded by the coding sequence TTGCGCTACCCGCGTGGGATGAAATTCGCGGCGATGGCCGCGGTCTTGGCGATGGCGCTCACCGCCTGCGGCGGGAGCGACGACGGTGACTCGGCGAGCTCCGACTCGTCCGCGTCCGCCCAGACGCTGAAGATCGGGCTCGCTTACGACATCGGCGGGCGGGGCGACAAGTCCTTCAACGACGCCGCCGCGGCGGGCTTCGACAAGGCCGCCAAGGAGTTCAAGCTCGAGAACAAGGAGCTCGCGGCCAAGGCCGACGAGGTCGACGCCGACAAGGAGGCGCGGCTCAAGGAGCTCGCCGACGCCGGCTACAACTCGATCGTCGCCGTCGGCTTCGCGTACGCGAACGCCCTGAAGACCGTCGCGCCGGACTACCCGGACGTGAAGTTCCAGATCATCGACGACAGCAGCGTCACCGCCGACAACGTGTCCTCGTACACGTTCAAGGAGAACGAGGCCGCCTACCTCGTCGGCGCGCTCGCCGCGCTGGGCAGCAAGACCGGCACCGTCGGCTTCGTCGGTGGCGTGAACAACCCGCTGATCCAGAAGTTCGAGGCGGGCTTCAAGGCCGGTGCCACGGCCGCCAAGCCGGGCATCAAGGTGCTGTCGACCTACATCTCGCAGCCGCCGGACTTCAGTGGCTTCGCCGCGCCCGACAAGGGCAAGGTGGCCGCCACCGGTCTCTACGAGCGGGGCGCCGACGTCATCTACGCCGCCGCCGGTCTCTCGAACAACGGTGTCTTCGAGGCGGCCGCGGCCGGCAAGAAGTGGGCCATCGGTACCGACTCCGACCAGTTCCAGAGCGCCGACGCCGCGGTGAAGCCGTACATCATCGGTTCCGCGCTCAAGGGCGTCGACACCGCCGTGTACGACTTCATCAAGTCGGTCGAGGACGACAAGTTCAAGTCCGGTAACACGGTGCTGGGTCTCAAGGAGAACGGCGTCGGGTACGTCATCAACAACGAGCAGTTCAAGACGTACGCGACGCAGATCGACAAGTTCAAGGCCGACATCATCGCCGGCACGATCACGGTGCCTGACAAGCTGTGA
- the sdhC gene encoding succinate dehydrogenase, cytochrome b556 subunit: MPSAAPTARRLPAGTLYRGREGMWSWVAHRVTGVLIFFFLFVHVLDTALIRVSPDAYNDVIASYKHPIMSVMELGLTAAIAFHALNGIRIVLVDFWSKGTKYQAVMLRVIVVLWVALMVPSAYYLLKHAFLEVFGS, translated from the coding sequence ATGCCCAGCGCCGCACCCACCGCCCGCCGCCTTCCGGCGGGCACGCTCTACCGGGGTCGTGAGGGGATGTGGTCGTGGGTTGCCCACCGGGTGACCGGCGTCCTGATCTTCTTCTTCCTCTTCGTCCACGTACTCGACACCGCGTTGATCCGGGTGTCGCCCGACGCTTACAACGACGTCATCGCGTCGTACAAGCACCCGATCATGAGCGTGATGGAACTCGGCCTGACGGCCGCGATCGCGTTCCACGCCCTGAACGGGATCCGGATCGTGCTTGTCGACTTCTGGTCGAAGGGCACCAAGTACCAGGCTGTGATGCTTCGAGTGATCGTCGTGCTGTGGGTGGCCCTCATGGTTCCCAGCGCGTACTACCTGCTCAAGCACGCGTTCCTCGAAGTGTTCGGGAGCTGA
- a CDS encoding succinate dehydrogenase hydrophobic membrane anchor subunit: MVTIEAPRSPRRRAANRTNFEMYAWVFMRLSGLLLVVLVFTHLFVNAFIDGGVQRISFAFVAGKYASPFWQVFDLALLWLAQLHGTNGLRVIINDYAERDGTRFWLKMLLYVTTTLIIALGTLVIFTFDPNLS; encoded by the coding sequence ATGGTCACCATTGAGGCCCCCCGGTCTCCGCGGCGCCGCGCCGCGAACCGCACGAACTTCGAGATGTACGCCTGGGTGTTCATGCGCCTCTCGGGCCTGCTGCTCGTCGTGCTGGTCTTCACGCACCTGTTCGTGAACGCGTTCATCGACGGCGGTGTGCAGCGGATCAGCTTCGCGTTCGTGGCCGGCAAGTACGCCAGCCCGTTCTGGCAGGTGTTCGACCTCGCGCTGCTCTGGCTCGCGCAGCTGCACGGCACCAACGGTCTGCGCGTGATCATCAACGACTACGCGGAGCGCGACGGCACCCGGTTCTGGCTGAAGATGCTGCTCTACGTGACGACGACGCTGATCATCGCGCTCGGCACGCTCGTCATCTTCACCTTCGACCCGAACCTCAGCTGA
- the sdhA gene encoding succinate dehydrogenase flavoprotein subunit codes for MQFHRYDTVIVGAGGAGMRAALEAGQRCRTAVLTKLYPTRSHTGAAQGGMCAALANVEEDNWEWHTFDTIKGGDYLVDQDAAEIMAKEAIDAVLDLEKMGLPFNRTPEGRIDQRRFGGHTRNHGEAAVRRACYAADRTGHMILQTLYQQCVKHGIEFYNEFYVLDVVMTETPEGPVCTGAVAYELATGEIHVFHAKAVVFATGGFGKVFKTTSNAHTLTGDGMGIVWRKGLPLEDMEFYQFHPTGLAGLGILLTEGARAEGGILRNDAGERFMERYAPTIKDLAPRDIVARAMATEVREGRGAGPHKDYVYLDLTHLPPEQLDAKLPDITEFARTYLGVEPYTDPVPVYPTAHYAMGGIPTNIHGEALRDSEHVIPGLYAAGEVACVSVHGANRLGTNSLLDINVFGRRAGISAAEYALAHEHVEMPGSPETVVVELVEGLRKSTGDERVADIRRELQNTMDLNAAVYRTEGSLKQALDDIAGLKERYARISIMDKGQRYNSDLLEAVELGFLLDLAEVLVYCAEARKESRGGHSREDYTTRDDENYMKHTMAYRQPNGDIKLGTKPVVVTRYQPMERKY; via the coding sequence ATGCAGTTCCACCGGTACGACACGGTCATCGTCGGGGCGGGCGGTGCCGGTATGCGGGCCGCCCTCGAAGCCGGCCAGCGATGCCGGACCGCCGTGCTGACCAAGCTCTACCCCACCCGCTCCCACACCGGCGCGGCGCAGGGCGGCATGTGCGCCGCGCTGGCCAACGTCGAAGAGGACAACTGGGAGTGGCACACCTTCGACACGATCAAGGGCGGCGACTACCTGGTCGACCAGGACGCCGCCGAGATCATGGCGAAGGAAGCGATCGACGCGGTCCTCGACCTGGAGAAGATGGGGCTGCCGTTCAACCGCACCCCCGAGGGCCGGATCGACCAGCGCCGCTTCGGCGGGCACACCCGTAACCACGGCGAGGCCGCGGTGCGCCGGGCCTGCTACGCGGCCGACCGCACCGGCCACATGATCCTGCAGACGCTCTACCAGCAGTGCGTCAAGCACGGCATCGAGTTCTACAACGAGTTCTACGTACTCGACGTCGTCATGACCGAGACGCCCGAGGGCCCGGTCTGCACCGGCGCGGTCGCGTACGAGCTCGCCACCGGCGAGATCCACGTCTTCCACGCCAAGGCGGTCGTCTTCGCCACCGGCGGCTTCGGCAAGGTCTTCAAGACGACGTCGAACGCGCACACGCTCACCGGCGACGGCATGGGCATCGTCTGGCGCAAGGGCCTCCCGCTGGAGGACATGGAGTTCTACCAGTTCCACCCGACCGGCCTGGCCGGCCTGGGCATCCTGCTCACCGAGGGCGCGCGGGCCGAGGGCGGCATCCTGCGCAACGACGCCGGCGAGCGGTTCATGGAGCGCTACGCGCCGACGATCAAGGACCTCGCGCCGCGTGACATCGTCGCCCGCGCGATGGCCACCGAGGTGCGCGAAGGTCGCGGCGCCGGTCCGCACAAGGACTACGTCTACCTGGACCTCACGCACCTGCCGCCGGAGCAGCTCGACGCGAAGCTCCCCGACATCACCGAGTTCGCCCGCACCTACCTGGGTGTCGAGCCCTACACCGACCCGGTGCCGGTGTACCCGACCGCGCACTACGCGATGGGCGGCATCCCGACCAACATCCACGGCGAGGCGCTGCGCGACTCCGAGCACGTCATCCCCGGTCTCTACGCCGCCGGCGAGGTCGCATGCGTGTCGGTGCACGGCGCGAACCGGCTCGGCACGAACTCGCTGCTCGACATCAACGTGTTCGGCCGCCGCGCGGGTATCTCGGCCGCCGAGTACGCGTTGGCGCACGAGCACGTCGAGATGCCGGGGTCGCCGGAGACCGTCGTGGTGGAGCTGGTCGAAGGCCTGCGTAAGTCCACCGGTGACGAGCGGGTCGCCGACATCCGCCGCGAGCTGCAGAACACGATGGACCTCAACGCGGCCGTGTACCGCACCGAGGGCTCGCTGAAGCAGGCGCTCGACGACATCGCCGGGCTCAAGGAGCGCTACGCCCGGATCTCGATCATGGACAAGGGCCAGCGGTACAACTCCGACCTGCTGGAGGCGGTCGAGCTGGGCTTCCTGCTCGACCTGGCCGAGGTGCTCGTCTACTGCGCCGAGGCCCGCAAGGAGTCGCGCGGCGGCCACTCCCGTGAGGACTACACCACGCGGGACGACGAGAACTACATGAAGCACACGATGGCGTACCGGCAGCCGAACGGCGACATCAAGCTCGGCACGAAGCCCGTCGTCGTCACCCGCTACCAGCCGATGGAGCGCAAGTACTGA
- a CDS encoding succinate dehydrogenase iron-sulfur subunit, protein MASTMEITREATDEELVEKTASGTVIRTVNLKIRRYNPETDTEPHWETYEVPVTPGDRLLNSLGHVKGYLDGTLTYRRSCAHGICGSDAMRINGVNRLACKVLLKDLLTRDGEEVTIEPIKGLAVLKDLIVDMEPFFAAYRAVQPFLISYGNEPTKERLQSAEDRARFDDTTKCILCAACTSSCPVFWNDGQYFGPAAIVNAHRFIFDSRDEGAEERLEILNDAEGVWRCRTTFNCTDACPRGIEVTKAIQEVKRALLFRRV, encoded by the coding sequence ATGGCTTCCACGATGGAGATCACCCGCGAAGCGACCGACGAGGAACTGGTCGAGAAGACCGCCTCGGGCACGGTCATCCGCACCGTCAACCTCAAGATCCGGCGGTACAACCCGGAGACCGACACCGAGCCGCACTGGGAGACCTACGAGGTTCCGGTCACCCCGGGCGACCGGCTGCTCAACTCGCTCGGTCACGTCAAGGGGTACCTGGACGGCACGCTGACCTACCGCCGGTCGTGCGCGCACGGCATCTGCGGTTCGGACGCGATGCGCATCAACGGCGTCAACCGGCTCGCGTGCAAGGTGCTGCTCAAGGACCTGCTGACGCGCGACGGCGAGGAGGTCACGATCGAGCCCATCAAGGGGCTGGCGGTCCTCAAGGACCTGATCGTCGACATGGAGCCGTTCTTCGCCGCGTACCGCGCGGTGCAGCCGTTCCTCATCTCCTACGGCAACGAGCCCACCAAGGAGCGCCTGCAGTCGGCGGAGGACCGGGCCCGGTTCGACGACACGACCAAGTGCATCCTGTGCGCGGCGTGCACGAGCTCGTGCCCGGTGTTCTGGAACGACGGCCAGTACTTCGGGCCGGCGGCGATCGTCAACGCGCACCGCTTCATCTTCGACTCGCGGGACGAGGGGGCGGAGGAGCGGCTGGAGATCCTCAACGACGCCGAGGGCGTCTGGCGCTGCCGGACGACGTTCAACTGCACCGACGCGTGCCCCCGCGGCATCGAGGTCACCAAGGCGATCCAGGAAGTCAAGCGCGCCCTGCTGTTCCGCCGTGTCTGA
- a CDS encoding SCO4848 family membrane protein, whose translation MVLTRRWAAFLLVAGGWNWLIWPRFAKAIWDDPRAWNDGAPTSFLIVHAVLIVTALVIGTVIAVLGVKGLRKTRKPRLDEAGLSR comes from the coding sequence GTGGTCCTAACTCGTCGCTGGGCGGCATTCCTTTTGGTAGCCGGTGGGTGGAACTGGCTTATCTGGCCGCGCTTCGCCAAAGCGATTTGGGATGATCCGCGGGCTTGGAACGACGGCGCGCCGACGTCGTTCCTCATCGTCCACGCCGTACTCATAGTGACGGCGCTCGTCATCGGCACCGTCATCGCCGTGCTGGGCGTCAAGGGCCTGCGGAAAACGCGAAAGCCCCGCCTGGACGAGGCGGGGCTGTCGCGTTAG
- a CDS encoding serine hydrolase: MKPVRLAAAALALVCSVSFPGARPAAAADDPPCPIAKASPPVSAPPRPTPPESDNTEDPVGGERMGSTGLVLPDGVAARLPKGLNAHSWVLADLDSGEVLAACSPHALHQPASTLKLLTALTALPRVKPEQVVTVTSADLAFESGSSAVGLVEGGRYKVETILLGLMLVSGNDAANVLARLAGGENGVKGGLAAMNETAEKLGARDTKAVTPSGLDGPGQWTSAYDLALIAKADFARADFRRYTATKSAQIPGQKPNVQPPRTYAGFQIQNDNKLLYNYDGAIGGKTGYTDTARHTYMGAASRNGRRLVVTMLDGEHRPQPLWQQAAGLLDWGFALPSGTEPVGRLVADADDAKATAPEKAPEASRTDAVVPDGTAEGPSPYFVGVGVTGVSLLVLGIGLLRARQVRARARRRRSARLPHPVGPGGAPRTQRREPDRGPSGPRPSSRPPQRYNGPSARPDRPRRPTDPRRQEGPR, translated from the coding sequence GTGAAGCCGGTTCGACTCGCAGCAGCGGCGCTCGCGTTGGTGTGCTCCGTCAGCTTTCCCGGAGCGCGGCCGGCGGCCGCGGCCGACGATCCGCCCTGCCCGATCGCCAAGGCGTCCCCGCCGGTCAGCGCTCCGCCACGGCCGACGCCGCCGGAGTCGGACAACACCGAGGACCCGGTCGGCGGCGAGCGGATGGGCAGCACCGGGCTGGTGCTGCCCGACGGCGTGGCGGCCCGCCTTCCGAAGGGCCTGAACGCCCACTCATGGGTGCTGGCCGACCTCGACAGCGGCGAGGTGCTCGCGGCCTGCTCCCCGCACGCGCTGCACCAGCCGGCCAGCACGCTCAAGCTGCTCACCGCGCTCACCGCGCTCCCCCGCGTGAAGCCCGAACAGGTCGTCACGGTCACGTCGGCCGACCTGGCGTTCGAGTCCGGCAGTTCGGCGGTCGGGCTGGTCGAGGGGGGCCGGTACAAGGTGGAGACGATCCTGCTGGGGCTCATGCTCGTCTCCGGCAACGACGCCGCGAACGTGCTGGCGCGCCTGGCCGGAGGTGAGAACGGCGTCAAGGGCGGGCTGGCCGCGATGAACGAGACCGCCGAGAAGCTCGGCGCCCGGGACACCAAAGCGGTGACCCCGTCCGGGCTCGACGGGCCGGGTCAGTGGACCAGCGCGTACGACCTGGCGCTGATCGCGAAGGCCGACTTCGCCCGCGCCGACTTCCGCAGGTACACGGCGACGAAGTCGGCGCAGATCCCCGGCCAGAAACCGAACGTGCAGCCGCCGCGCACCTACGCCGGCTTCCAGATCCAGAACGACAACAAACTGCTCTACAACTACGACGGCGCGATCGGCGGCAAGACCGGGTACACCGACACCGCTCGGCACACCTACATGGGCGCGGCGAGCCGGAACGGGCGCCGCCTGGTCGTCACGATGCTCGACGGCGAGCACCGCCCGCAGCCGCTCTGGCAGCAGGCCGCCGGGCTGCTCGACTGGGGCTTCGCGCTGCCGTCGGGCACCGAGCCGGTGGGCCGCCTGGTCGCGGACGCCGACGACGCGAAGGCCACCGCGCCGGAGAAGGCCCCGGAGGCGTCCCGGACGGACGCCGTGGTCCCCGACGGCACCGCAGAGGGGCCGTCGCCGTACTTCGTGGGCGTCGGAGTGACCGGGGTCAGCCTGCTGGTGCTCGGGATCGGGTTGCTCAGGGCTCGACAGGTGCGTGCCCGGGCACGACGACGTCGGTCGGCTCGGCTACCCCATCCGGTCGGTCCCGGCGGGGCTCCCCGGACTCAGCGCCGGGAGCCGGATCGGGGTCCGTCCGGTCCACGACCGTCGAGCCGTCCGCCGCAGCGATATAACGGACCGTCGGCACGTCCGGATCGTCCCCGGCGTCCGACCGACCCCCGCCGGCAGGAGGGGCCTCGATGA
- a CDS encoding 2'-5' RNA ligase family protein: MTRTIGVALSIPAPYGGQLDEFRRAAGDPMAEFIPAHVTLLGPTPLADDEVPAAVEHLRVAATRHTSFDLHLRGSGTFRPITAVVFVAVATGISECEMLEKDIRTGPLDRERLYPYHPHVTVAHDLDDDTLDRVYAQLAHFEARFRVSGFTLFEHGVDGRWRPQQDFPFST; this comes from the coding sequence GTGACCCGCACCATCGGCGTCGCGCTGTCGATCCCCGCTCCGTACGGCGGCCAGCTGGACGAGTTCCGGCGGGCCGCCGGTGACCCGATGGCCGAGTTCATCCCGGCGCACGTCACGCTGCTCGGGCCGACCCCGCTGGCCGACGACGAGGTGCCGGCCGCCGTCGAGCACCTGCGCGTGGCGGCCACCCGGCACACGTCCTTCGACCTGCACCTGCGGGGGAGCGGGACGTTCCGCCCGATCACCGCGGTGGTGTTCGTGGCCGTCGCGACCGGTATCAGCGAGTGCGAGATGCTGGAGAAGGACATCCGCACCGGTCCGCTCGACCGCGAACGGCTCTACCCGTACCACCCGCACGTGACCGTCGCGCACGACCTCGACGACGACACCCTGGACCGCGTCTATGCGCAGCTCGCGCATTTCGAAGCGCGGTTTCGGGTATCGGGATTTACGTTGTTCGAGCACGGTGTCGACGGGCGGTGGCGCCCGCAGCAGGATTTCCCCTTCTCCACGTAA
- the trpS gene encoding tryptophan--tRNA ligase → MGETRPRVLSGIQPTSDSFHLGNYLGALRNWVSMQQTHDCFYCVVDLHAITAGHDPETLRRRTRVSAAQLLAVGIDPQESTLFVQSHVPEHAQLAWVFSCITGFGEASRMTQFKDKSSKGGVDRSSVGLFTYPILQVADIVLYQADAVPVGEDQRQHVELSRDLSQRFNNTYGPVFTVPKPFIVKETAKIYDLQDPTAKMSKSASSPAGIIDLLDEPNRTAKKIRSAVTDTGREIVFDPENKPGVSNLLTIYSALSGRTIDELTGAYEGKGYGDLKKDLAVVVSDALAPIQKATQGYLDDPAELDRVLAIGAGKAREVASATLAAAYDRIGFLPALP, encoded by the coding sequence ATGGGTGAGACACGTCCCCGGGTGCTGTCCGGCATTCAGCCCACCAGCGACTCGTTCCATCTCGGCAACTATCTCGGGGCCCTGCGCAACTGGGTGTCGATGCAGCAGACCCACGACTGCTTCTACTGCGTCGTCGACCTGCATGCGATCACGGCTGGTCATGACCCGGAGACGCTCCGGCGTCGCACCCGGGTGAGCGCGGCGCAGCTGCTCGCGGTCGGCATCGACCCGCAGGAGTCGACCCTGTTCGTGCAGAGCCACGTGCCCGAGCACGCACAGCTGGCCTGGGTGTTCAGCTGCATCACCGGGTTCGGTGAGGCCAGCCGGATGACCCAGTTCAAGGACAAGTCGTCGAAGGGTGGCGTCGACCGGTCGAGCGTCGGCCTGTTCACGTACCCGATCCTGCAGGTCGCCGACATCGTCCTCTACCAGGCCGACGCGGTACCGGTGGGCGAGGACCAGCGGCAGCACGTCGAGCTGTCCCGGGACCTCTCGCAGCGGTTCAACAACACGTACGGGCCGGTCTTCACGGTGCCCAAGCCGTTCATCGTCAAGGAGACCGCGAAGATCTACGACCTGCAGGACCCGACGGCGAAGATGAGCAAGTCGGCGTCGTCGCCGGCCGGCATCATCGACCTGCTCGACGAGCCGAACCGCACGGCGAAGAAGATCCGTTCCGCGGTGACCGACACCGGCCGGGAGATCGTGTTCGACCCGGAGAACAAGCCCGGCGTCAGCAACCTGCTGACGATCTACTCCGCGCTCTCCGGCCGCACGATCGACGAGCTGACCGGCGCCTACGAGGGCAAGGGCTACGGCGACCTGAAGAAGGACCTCGCGGTGGTGGTGTCGGACGCGCTCGCGCCGATCCAGAAGGCCACCCAGGGCTACCTCGACGACCCGGCCGAGCTAGACCGCGTGCTCGCGATCGGAGCCGGGAAGGCCCGCGAGGTCGCGAGCGCGACGCTGGCCGCCGCGTACGACCGCATCGGATTCCTCCCGGCGCTCCCGTGA
- the galE gene encoding UDP-glucose 4-epimerase GalE — protein sequence MKLLVTGGAGYIGGVVVRLLVDAGHDVTVLDDLSTGHADVVPDGVTLHEMSVHDVASVLTPSTGFDGVLHFAAKIAAGESVQFPERHYHTNVIGSLALLDAVRAARVPRLVFSSTAAVYGNPQEVPITEDAVKAPTNPYGWTKLSVDAAIGAECTAHGLGAISLRYFNVAGAYLPESGPALGERHDPETHLIPIALDVAAGKREKLQLFGDDYPTPDGTCVRDYIHVADLATAHLLALEAIEPSRHKVYNLGNGNGFSNRQVVDVVREVTGRTLPVEMAARRAGDPAELVASSARAAAELGWVPQRPDLHSIVSDAWTFYQSRS from the coding sequence ATGAAACTGCTGGTGACGGGCGGCGCGGGCTACATCGGCGGGGTGGTGGTGCGACTGCTTGTCGACGCCGGTCACGACGTCACAGTGCTCGACGACCTCTCCACCGGCCACGCCGACGTCGTTCCGGACGGGGTGACGCTGCACGAGATGTCGGTGCACGACGTCGCCTCCGTCCTGACCCCCTCGACCGGCTTCGACGGGGTGCTGCACTTCGCGGCCAAGATCGCCGCCGGAGAGTCGGTGCAGTTCCCGGAGCGGCACTACCACACGAACGTCATCGGCTCGCTCGCTCTGCTCGACGCCGTGCGCGCGGCGCGCGTCCCCCGACTGGTGTTCAGCTCGACCGCGGCGGTCTACGGCAACCCGCAGGAGGTGCCGATCACCGAGGACGCGGTGAAGGCGCCCACCAACCCGTACGGCTGGACGAAGCTCTCGGTCGACGCCGCGATCGGGGCCGAGTGCACCGCGCACGGGCTCGGAGCGATCAGCCTGCGGTACTTCAACGTGGCCGGCGCGTACCTCCCGGAGTCCGGCCCGGCCCTGGGCGAGCGGCACGACCCCGAGACCCACTTGATCCCGATCGCGCTCGACGTCGCGGCCGGCAAGCGCGAGAAGCTCCAACTCTTCGGCGACGACTACCCGACGCCCGACGGAACCTGCGTGCGCGACTACATCCATGTCGCCGACCTGGCCACCGCGCACCTGCTGGCCCTCGAAGCGATCGAGCCCTCGCGGCACAAGGTCTACAACCTGGGCAACGGCAACGGCTTCAGCAACCGGCAGGTCGTCGACGTCGTCCGCGAGGTCACCGGGCGCACGCTGCCGGTCGAGATGGCGGCGCGCCGCGCCGGTGACCCGGCCGAGCTGGTCGCCTCCAGCGCCCGGGCCGCCGCCGAGCTCGGCTGGGTGCCGCAGCGCCCTGACCTGCACTCGATCGTGTCCGACGCGTGGACGTTTTATCAGTCCCGGTCATGA
- a CDS encoding glycoside hydrolase family 6 protein — MAPPVPPAPRHRRPQRIGTPLIIGLAVVVALVACGLTIMLTSGGSDEEPQTSKPTARIDPDNPLSGKKFYVNPENPASQNVAQLEADGNKADAAQIKKIASRPVATWLAAGHGGTTEEVSALVDAAHKVGQEAVMTVYNVPHRDCGQYSSGGASDAEDYKAYIDEIAAGLKSHGGVVILEPDAIAHTLDNCISDEGQIAERYELLAYAITTLKTNPQTHVYVDAGNASWIKDFSRMVEALKKVGVNKADGFALNVSNFETTDASVAYGNKLSEALEGEHFVIDTSRNGNGPYTDNSDDLKWCNPPGRALGTPPTSDTGIPGVDAFLWVKQPGDSDGACRDGAPQAGQWWTEYALELAKASS, encoded by the coding sequence GTGGCACCTCCGGTACCTCCGGCTCCCCGGCATCGCCGGCCGCAGCGGATCGGCACACCGCTGATCATCGGGCTCGCGGTCGTCGTCGCTCTCGTGGCGTGTGGTCTGACGATCATGCTCACGTCGGGCGGTTCCGACGAGGAGCCGCAGACGTCGAAGCCCACGGCCAGGATCGACCCGGACAACCCGTTGTCCGGAAAGAAGTTCTACGTCAACCCCGAGAACCCGGCGTCGCAGAACGTCGCCCAGCTCGAGGCCGACGGGAACAAGGCCGACGCGGCGCAGATCAAGAAGATCGCGTCCCGTCCGGTCGCGACCTGGCTGGCCGCGGGGCACGGCGGCACGACCGAAGAGGTGTCGGCGCTCGTCGACGCCGCGCACAAGGTCGGCCAGGAGGCGGTCATGACCGTCTACAACGTGCCACACCGTGACTGCGGACAGTACTCGTCCGGTGGCGCCTCCGACGCCGAGGACTACAAGGCCTACATCGACGAGATCGCAGCCGGCCTCAAGAGCCACGGCGGCGTGGTCATCCTCGAGCCGGACGCGATCGCGCACACCCTCGACAACTGCATCTCCGACGAGGGACAGATCGCCGAACGGTACGAGCTGCTGGCGTACGCGATCACCACGCTGAAGACCAACCCGCAGACGCACGTCTACGTGGACGCCGGGAACGCCTCCTGGATCAAGGACTTCTCCCGGATGGTCGAAGCCCTGAAGAAGGTCGGCGTCAACAAGGCCGACGGCTTCGCGCTCAACGTGTCGAACTTCGAGACGACGGACGCGAGCGTGGCGTACGGCAACAAACTGTCGGAGGCGCTCGAGGGCGAGCATTTCGTCATCGACACGAGCCGGAACGGCAACGGTCCGTACACCGATAATTCGGACGATCTGAAGTGGTGCAACCCGCCGGGGCGGGCTCTCGGTACGCCTCCGACGAGCGACACGGGGATCCCCGGGGTGGACGCGTTCCTCTGGGTGAAGCAGCCCGGGGATTCGGACGGCGCGTGCCGCGACGGAGCGCCGCAGGCGGGTCAGTGGTGGACGGAGTATGCGTTGGAGCTTGCGAAGGCTTCTTCGTAG